A genomic window from Triticum urartu cultivar G1812 chromosome 7, Tu2.1, whole genome shotgun sequence includes:
- the LOC125521344 gene encoding uncharacterized protein LOC125521344 isoform X3 produces the protein MEAMRAGRGRGGRAAGHEGHGGCGRKQHGLKERRMWEGSEVGEDSSAGRQQAPVLRSVAYLFFSLRRGEAANDREKEQVVEECKQKVSGDWKSETDDRAYCFGYEWLEILWLDVPGAVRPFQDRSSDGEHIRRQHTKKQEQNESEHHRKDDYKQATRTSQWAWHFQATRTSQRAWHFMQNEQRDQAWDWCLVAAVIPSGISIPVTTSSREDVFVVVSYTNYRRDG, from the exons ATGGAAGCCATGAGAGCTGGCCGAGGAAGAGGGGGCAGGGCCGCAGGCCATGAAGGGCATGGCGGCTGCGGGCGGAAGCAGCATGGGTTGAAGGAGCGGCGGATGTGGGAAGGGtcagaggttggggaagactcgtCGGCTGGGCGACAGCAAGCGCCG GTTCTACGATCTGTTGCATATCTTTTCTTCTCGTTAAG GAGAGGGGAGGCGGCCAATGACAGGGAGAAGGAGCAGGTCGTCGAGGAGTGCAAGCAGAAGG TTTCCGGTGACTGGAAGTCTGAAACTGATGACAGGGCATATTGTTTTGGTTATGAGTGGTTGGAGATATTGTGGCTTGATGTCCCTGGAGCAGTCAGACCCTTCCAAGATAG GTCGAGCGACGGTGAGCACATCCGACGCCAACACACCAAG AAGCAGGAGCAAAACGAAAGTGAGCACCATAGAAAGGATGATTATAAGCAAGCGACAAGAACAAGCCAATGGGCATGGCATTTTCAAGCGACAAGAACAAGCCAACGGGCATGGCATTTTATGCAAAATGAGCAGAG AGACCAGGCGTGGGACTGGTGCTTGGTAGCAGCAGTGATTCCTTCAGGCATTTCGATTCCAGTAACCACAAGTTCTAGGGAAGAT GTTTTTGTGGTCGTGTCATACACCAATTACCGTCGAGATGGGTAA
- the LOC125521344 gene encoding uncharacterized protein LOC125521344 isoform X1: MEAMRAGRGRGGRAAGHEGHGGCGRKQHGLKERRMWEGSEVGEDSSAGRQQAPVLRSVAYLFFSLRLAALFPRRGEAANDREKEQVVEECKQKVSGDWKSETDDRAYCFGYEWLEILWLDVPGAVRPFQDRSSDGEHIRRQHTKKQEQNESEHHRKDDYKQATRTSQWAWHFQATRTSQRAWHFMQNEQRDQAWDWCLVAAVIPSGISIPVTTSSREDVFVVVSYTNYRRDG; encoded by the exons ATGGAAGCCATGAGAGCTGGCCGAGGAAGAGGGGGCAGGGCCGCAGGCCATGAAGGGCATGGCGGCTGCGGGCGGAAGCAGCATGGGTTGAAGGAGCGGCGGATGTGGGAAGGGtcagaggttggggaagactcgtCGGCTGGGCGACAGCAAGCGCCG GTTCTACGATCTGTTGCATATCTTTTCTTCTCGTTAAGGTTAGCTGCTCTATTTCCTAG GAGAGGGGAGGCGGCCAATGACAGGGAGAAGGAGCAGGTCGTCGAGGAGTGCAAGCAGAAGG TTTCCGGTGACTGGAAGTCTGAAACTGATGACAGGGCATATTGTTTTGGTTATGAGTGGTTGGAGATATTGTGGCTTGATGTCCCTGGAGCAGTCAGACCCTTCCAAGATAG GTCGAGCGACGGTGAGCACATCCGACGCCAACACACCAAG AAGCAGGAGCAAAACGAAAGTGAGCACCATAGAAAGGATGATTATAAGCAAGCGACAAGAACAAGCCAATGGGCATGGCATTTTCAAGCGACAAGAACAAGCCAACGGGCATGGCATTTTATGCAAAATGAGCAGAG AGACCAGGCGTGGGACTGGTGCTTGGTAGCAGCAGTGATTCCTTCAGGCATTTCGATTCCAGTAACCACAAGTTCTAGGGAAGAT GTTTTTGTGGTCGTGTCATACACCAATTACCGTCGAGATGGGTAA
- the LOC125521344 gene encoding uncharacterized protein LOC125521344 isoform X2, giving the protein MEAMRAGRGRGGRAAGHEGHGGCGRKQHGLKERRMWEGSEVGEDSSAGRQQAPVLRSVAYLFFSLRLAALFPRRGEAANDREKEQVVEECKQKVSGDWKSETDDRAYCFGYEWLEILWLDVPGAVRPFQDRSSDGEHIRRQHTKKQEQNESEHHRKDDYKQATRTSQWAWHFQATRTSQRAWHFMQNEQRDQAWDWCLVAAVIPSGISIPVTTSSREDVCFLQRV; this is encoded by the exons ATGGAAGCCATGAGAGCTGGCCGAGGAAGAGGGGGCAGGGCCGCAGGCCATGAAGGGCATGGCGGCTGCGGGCGGAAGCAGCATGGGTTGAAGGAGCGGCGGATGTGGGAAGGGtcagaggttggggaagactcgtCGGCTGGGCGACAGCAAGCGCCG GTTCTACGATCTGTTGCATATCTTTTCTTCTCGTTAAGGTTAGCTGCTCTATTTCCTAG GAGAGGGGAGGCGGCCAATGACAGGGAGAAGGAGCAGGTCGTCGAGGAGTGCAAGCAGAAGG TTTCCGGTGACTGGAAGTCTGAAACTGATGACAGGGCATATTGTTTTGGTTATGAGTGGTTGGAGATATTGTGGCTTGATGTCCCTGGAGCAGTCAGACCCTTCCAAGATAG GTCGAGCGACGGTGAGCACATCCGACGCCAACACACCAAG AAGCAGGAGCAAAACGAAAGTGAGCACCATAGAAAGGATGATTATAAGCAAGCGACAAGAACAAGCCAATGGGCATGGCATTTTCAAGCGACAAGAACAAGCCAACGGGCATGGCATTTTATGCAAAATGAGCAGAG AGACCAGGCGTGGGACTGGTGCTTGGTAGCAGCAGTGATTCCTTCAGGCATTTCGATTCCAGTAACCACAAGTTCTAGGGAAGATGTATGTTTCCTACAAAGGGTTTGA
- the LOC125521344 gene encoding uncharacterized protein LOC125521344 isoform X7, with the protein MEAMRAGRGRGGRAAGHEGHGGCGRKQHGLKERRMWEGSEVGEDSSAGRQQAPVLRSVAYLFFSLRLAALFPRRGEAANDREKEQVVEECKQKGHIVLVMSGWRYCGLMSLEQSDPSKIGRATVSTSDANTPRSRSKTKVSTIERMIISKRQEQANGHGIFKRQEQANGHGILCKMSRGVGLVLGSSSDSFRHFDSSNHKF; encoded by the exons ATGGAAGCCATGAGAGCTGGCCGAGGAAGAGGGGGCAGGGCCGCAGGCCATGAAGGGCATGGCGGCTGCGGGCGGAAGCAGCATGGGTTGAAGGAGCGGCGGATGTGGGAAGGGtcagaggttggggaagactcgtCGGCTGGGCGACAGCAAGCGCCG GTTCTACGATCTGTTGCATATCTTTTCTTCTCGTTAAGGTTAGCTGCTCTATTTCCTAG GAGAGGGGAGGCGGCCAATGACAGGGAGAAGGAGCAGGTCGTCGAGGAGTGCAAGCAGAAGG GGCATATTGTTTTGGTTATGAGTGGTTGGAGATATTGTGGCTTGATGTCCCTGGAGCAGTCAGACCCTTCCAAGATAG GTCGAGCGACGGTGAGCACATCCGACGCCAACACACCAAG AAGCAGGAGCAAAACGAAAGTGAGCACCATAGAAAGGATGATTATAAGCAAGCGACAAGAACAAGCCAATGGGCATGGCATTTTCAAGCGACAAGAACAAGCCAACGGGCATGGCATTTTATGCAAAATGAGCAGAG GCGTGGGACTGGTGCTTGGTAGCAGCAGTGATTCCTTCAGGCATTTCGATTCCAGTAACCACAAGTTCTAG
- the LOC125521344 gene encoding uncharacterized protein LOC125521344 isoform X4 gives MEAMRAGRGRGGRAAGHEGHGGCGRKQHGLKERRMWEGSEVGEDSSAGRQQAPVLRSVAYLFFSLRLAALFPRRGEAANDREKEQVVEECKQKVSGDWKSETDDRAYCFGYEWLEILWLDVPGAVRPFQDRSSDGEHIRRQHTKQKRSRSKTKVSTIERMIISKRQEQANGHGIFKRQEQANGHGILCKMSRGVGLVLGSSSDSFRHFDSSNHKF, from the exons ATGGAAGCCATGAGAGCTGGCCGAGGAAGAGGGGGCAGGGCCGCAGGCCATGAAGGGCATGGCGGCTGCGGGCGGAAGCAGCATGGGTTGAAGGAGCGGCGGATGTGGGAAGGGtcagaggttggggaagactcgtCGGCTGGGCGACAGCAAGCGCCG GTTCTACGATCTGTTGCATATCTTTTCTTCTCGTTAAGGTTAGCTGCTCTATTTCCTAG GAGAGGGGAGGCGGCCAATGACAGGGAGAAGGAGCAGGTCGTCGAGGAGTGCAAGCAGAAGG TTTCCGGTGACTGGAAGTCTGAAACTGATGACAGGGCATATTGTTTTGGTTATGAGTGGTTGGAGATATTGTGGCTTGATGTCCCTGGAGCAGTCAGACCCTTCCAAGATAG GTCGAGCGACGGTGAGCACATCCGACGCCAACACACCAAG CAAAAAAGAAGCAGGAGCAAAACGAAAGTGAGCACCATAGAAAGGATGATTATAAGCAAGCGACAAGAACAAGCCAATGGGCATGGCATTTTCAAGCGACAAGAACAAGCCAACGGGCATGGCATTTTATGCAAAATGAGCAGAG GCGTGGGACTGGTGCTTGGTAGCAGCAGTGATTCCTTCAGGCATTTCGATTCCAGTAACCACAAGTTCTAG
- the LOC125521344 gene encoding uncharacterized protein LOC125521344 isoform X5 yields MEAMRAGRGRGGRAAGHEGHGGCGRKQHGLKERRMWEGSEVGEDSSAGRQQAPVLRSVAYLFFSLRRGEAANDREKEQVVEECKQKVSGDWKSETDDRAYCFGYEWLEILWLDVPGAVRPFQDRSSDGEHIRRQHTKQKRSRSKTKVSTIERMIISKRQEQANGHGIFKRQEQANGHGILCKMSRGVGLVLGSSSDSFRHFDSSNHKF; encoded by the exons ATGGAAGCCATGAGAGCTGGCCGAGGAAGAGGGGGCAGGGCCGCAGGCCATGAAGGGCATGGCGGCTGCGGGCGGAAGCAGCATGGGTTGAAGGAGCGGCGGATGTGGGAAGGGtcagaggttggggaagactcgtCGGCTGGGCGACAGCAAGCGCCG GTTCTACGATCTGTTGCATATCTTTTCTTCTCGTTAAG GAGAGGGGAGGCGGCCAATGACAGGGAGAAGGAGCAGGTCGTCGAGGAGTGCAAGCAGAAGG TTTCCGGTGACTGGAAGTCTGAAACTGATGACAGGGCATATTGTTTTGGTTATGAGTGGTTGGAGATATTGTGGCTTGATGTCCCTGGAGCAGTCAGACCCTTCCAAGATAG GTCGAGCGACGGTGAGCACATCCGACGCCAACACACCAAG CAAAAAAGAAGCAGGAGCAAAACGAAAGTGAGCACCATAGAAAGGATGATTATAAGCAAGCGACAAGAACAAGCCAATGGGCATGGCATTTTCAAGCGACAAGAACAAGCCAACGGGCATGGCATTTTATGCAAAATGAGCAGAG GCGTGGGACTGGTGCTTGGTAGCAGCAGTGATTCCTTCAGGCATTTCGATTCCAGTAACCACAAGTTCTAG
- the LOC125521344 gene encoding uncharacterized protein LOC125521344 isoform X8: MEAMRAGRGRGGRAAGHEGHGGCGRKQHGLKERRMWEGSEVGEDSSAGRQQAPVLRSVAYLFFSLRRGEAANDREKEQVVEECKQKGHIVLVMSGWRYCGLMSLEQSDPSKIGRATVSTSDANTPRSRSKTKVSTIERMIISKRQEQANGHGIFKRQEQANGHGILCKMSRGVGLVLGSSSDSFRHFDSSNHKF; this comes from the exons ATGGAAGCCATGAGAGCTGGCCGAGGAAGAGGGGGCAGGGCCGCAGGCCATGAAGGGCATGGCGGCTGCGGGCGGAAGCAGCATGGGTTGAAGGAGCGGCGGATGTGGGAAGGGtcagaggttggggaagactcgtCGGCTGGGCGACAGCAAGCGCCG GTTCTACGATCTGTTGCATATCTTTTCTTCTCGTTAAG GAGAGGGGAGGCGGCCAATGACAGGGAGAAGGAGCAGGTCGTCGAGGAGTGCAAGCAGAAGG GGCATATTGTTTTGGTTATGAGTGGTTGGAGATATTGTGGCTTGATGTCCCTGGAGCAGTCAGACCCTTCCAAGATAG GTCGAGCGACGGTGAGCACATCCGACGCCAACACACCAAG AAGCAGGAGCAAAACGAAAGTGAGCACCATAGAAAGGATGATTATAAGCAAGCGACAAGAACAAGCCAATGGGCATGGCATTTTCAAGCGACAAGAACAAGCCAACGGGCATGGCATTTTATGCAAAATGAGCAGAG GCGTGGGACTGGTGCTTGGTAGCAGCAGTGATTCCTTCAGGCATTTCGATTCCAGTAACCACAAGTTCTAG
- the LOC125521344 gene encoding uncharacterized protein LOC125521344 isoform X6: MEAMRAGRGRGGRAAGHEGHGGCGRKQHGLKERRMWEGSEVGEDSSAGRQQAPVLRSVAYLFFSLRLAALFPRRGEAANDREKEQVVEECKQKVSGDWKSETDDRAYCFGYEWLEILWLDVPGAVRPFQDRSSDGEHIRRQHTKQKRSRSKTKVSTIERMIISKRQEQANGHGIFKRQEQANGHGILCKMSRETRRGTGAW, from the exons ATGGAAGCCATGAGAGCTGGCCGAGGAAGAGGGGGCAGGGCCGCAGGCCATGAAGGGCATGGCGGCTGCGGGCGGAAGCAGCATGGGTTGAAGGAGCGGCGGATGTGGGAAGGGtcagaggttggggaagactcgtCGGCTGGGCGACAGCAAGCGCCG GTTCTACGATCTGTTGCATATCTTTTCTTCTCGTTAAGGTTAGCTGCTCTATTTCCTAG GAGAGGGGAGGCGGCCAATGACAGGGAGAAGGAGCAGGTCGTCGAGGAGTGCAAGCAGAAGG TTTCCGGTGACTGGAAGTCTGAAACTGATGACAGGGCATATTGTTTTGGTTATGAGTGGTTGGAGATATTGTGGCTTGATGTCCCTGGAGCAGTCAGACCCTTCCAAGATAG GTCGAGCGACGGTGAGCACATCCGACGCCAACACACCAAG CAAAAAAGAAGCAGGAGCAAAACGAAAGTGAGCACCATAGAAAGGATGATTATAAGCAAGCGACAAGAACAAGCCAATGGGCATGGCATTTTCAAGCGACAAGAACAAGCCAACGGGCATGGCATTTTATGCAAAATGAGCAGAG AGACCAGGCGTGGGACTGGTGCTTGGTAG